One Chryseobacterium geocarposphaerae DNA window includes the following coding sequences:
- a CDS encoding beta/alpha barrel domain-containing protein — protein sequence MTKIQTVTNAIINQGILPLYYNADETVTIEILRSLYKAGIRAVEYTSRGEAALHNFTKMVEVRNAEMPEMLLGIGTIKNIAQAEEYYKAGADFFISPGFVAEVAAFLIPKDIFYSPGCMTPTEIITAEAAGVTFIKLFPGNALGTGFMSAIKDVFPNLKFMPTGGVDTTKESIESWFKAGVSAVGMGSKLVSKELMLAKDYVTIENETKKVLEIIQTLK from the coding sequence ATGACAAAAATTCAAACCGTTACCAACGCCATCATCAATCAGGGGATTTTACCTCTGTATTACAATGCTGATGAAACGGTAACTATAGAAATACTGAGATCACTTTACAAAGCCGGAATCCGTGCGGTGGAGTATACAAGCCGTGGGGAAGCTGCGTTACATAATTTCACCAAAATGGTAGAAGTTCGCAATGCAGAAATGCCAGAAATGCTTTTGGGAATAGGAACGATTAAAAATATTGCGCAAGCAGAAGAATATTATAAAGCAGGTGCAGATTTTTTCATCAGTCCGGGTTTTGTTGCCGAAGTAGCAGCATTTCTGATTCCAAAAGATATATTTTACAGTCCGGGTTGTATGACGCCGACTGAAATCATCACTGCGGAAGCTGCAGGAGTAACTTTCATTAAATTATTCCCTGGAAATGCTTTAGGGACAGGATTTATGAGTGCCATTAAAGATGTTTTTCCCAATCTGAAATTTATGCCGACTGGAGGAGTTGATACTACAAAGGAAAGCATTGAAAGCTGGTTCAAGGCAGGTGTTTCTGCTGTAGGAATGGGAAGTAAGCTGGTAAGCAAAGAGCTGATGCTTGCTAAAGATTATGTGACTATTGAAAATGAAACTAAAAAAGTGCTGGAAATTATTCAGACTTTAAAATAA
- the uxaC gene encoding glucuronate isomerase yields MKPFITDQFLLQNKYAEELYFNYAEKQPIIDYHNHLIPKDIAEDTVFENISKVWIAGDHYKWRAMRTMGVNEKFITGDASDKEKFEAWAKTVPYTLRNPLYHWTHLELKRYFGIDELLNGDNASEIYENISSQLQTPEKSTKGLLKMMNVESLCTTEDPTDILNYHQDLAKSDFSIKVSTAFRPDKAILIENHNFADYISKLGESAGIEINSYQTLCDALLKRIEYFHENGCRLCDHGLNNISFEEASDAEVEAIFNDKISGKVIAEKQVNQFKTAILLFLGEAYHKYGWVQQFHLGALRNNNERMHRILGPDTGWDSIGDFVQAETLSKLLNTLDGKDKLTKTILYNLNPADNEIFATMIGNFNDGSIKGKVQFGSGWWFLDQKDGMIKQMNALSNMGLISCFVGMLTDSRSFLSFPRHEYFRRVLCNLFGEEMKNGELPDDIEHIGKIISDICYHNAKNYFDF; encoded by the coding sequence ATGAAACCTTTTATTACAGATCAATTTTTACTACAAAATAAATACGCCGAAGAATTATACTTCAATTACGCAGAAAAACAACCCATCATTGATTATCACAATCACTTGATTCCTAAAGATATAGCTGAAGACACTGTTTTCGAAAATATCTCTAAGGTTTGGATTGCAGGAGATCATTACAAATGGAGAGCGATGCGTACCATGGGCGTAAACGAAAAATTCATCACAGGAGATGCTTCAGACAAAGAAAAATTTGAAGCATGGGCAAAAACAGTTCCGTATACCTTAAGAAACCCTTTATATCACTGGACACATTTAGAATTGAAAAGATATTTCGGAATCGATGAATTGCTGAACGGAGACAATGCATCAGAAATCTACGAAAATATCTCATCTCAGCTTCAGACTCCTGAAAAATCAACAAAAGGTTTATTAAAAATGATGAACGTAGAATCTCTGTGCACAACAGAAGATCCTACAGATATTTTGAATTACCATCAGGATTTGGCGAAAAGTGACTTCTCTATTAAAGTAAGTACGGCTTTCCGTCCTGATAAAGCAATTTTAATTGAAAACCACAACTTTGCAGATTATATTTCTAAACTAGGCGAATCTGCCGGAATTGAAATTAATTCTTACCAGACGTTATGCGATGCTTTACTTAAAAGAATTGAATATTTCCATGAAAACGGATGCCGACTGTGCGACCACGGATTGAATAACATTTCTTTCGAAGAAGCCTCAGATGCTGAAGTTGAAGCTATTTTCAATGATAAAATTTCAGGGAAAGTAATCGCTGAAAAGCAGGTAAATCAATTCAAAACCGCTATTTTATTATTCTTGGGTGAAGCTTACCATAAATATGGCTGGGTTCAGCAGTTCCACTTAGGTGCTTTGAGGAATAATAACGAAAGAATGCACAGAATTCTTGGACCGGATACAGGTTGGGATTCTATCGGTGACTTCGTTCAGGCTGAAACGTTGTCTAAACTGTTAAACACGTTAGACGGAAAAGATAAATTAACAAAAACCATTTTATACAACTTAAATCCTGCCGACAACGAAATTTTCGCCACAATGATCGGGAATTTCAATGACGGAAGCATCAAAGGAAAAGTACAGTTCGGTTCAGGATGGTGGTTTTTAGACCAAAAAGACGGAATGATCAAGCAGATGAATGCCCTTTCAAACATGGGATTGATCAGCTGTTTCGTCGGAATGCTTACGGATTCCAGAAGTTTCCTTTCTTTCCCGAGACACGAATATTTCAGAAGAGTATTGTGTAATTTATTCGGTGAAGAAATGAAAAATGGTGAATTACCTGACGATATTGAGCATATTGGAAAAATAATTTCTGATATTTGTTATCATAATGCCAAAAATTATTTCGATTTTTAA
- a CDS encoding gluconate 5-dehydrogenase: MNLFDLSGKVAVVTGGTHGLGMAMAEGLAAAGAELAITSTTPSKLEEALNYYHSKGYKATGYIFDVTDELEAVQKVALMEATHGKIDILVNNAGIIKRIPAIEMEVEDFRKVIDVDLTGPFIMSKLVGKYMIKRKSGKIINICSMMSELGRDNVVAYASAKGGLKMLTKNLATEWAKHNIQVNGIGPGYFATSQTEPIRVDGHPFNEFIISRTPEGRWGNPEDLAGTAIFLASEASKFINGQIIYVDGGILATIGKPANE, from the coding sequence GGTCGTTACAGGCGGTACTCACGGATTAGGAATGGCAATGGCAGAAGGCCTTGCTGCTGCAGGTGCTGAATTGGCGATCACAAGTACTACACCGTCAAAATTAGAGGAAGCTTTAAATTATTATCATTCCAAAGGATATAAAGCGACCGGATATATTTTTGATGTAACGGATGAGCTTGAAGCCGTTCAGAAAGTAGCTTTAATGGAAGCTACACATGGAAAAATAGACATCCTTGTCAACAACGCAGGAATCATCAAACGTATTCCGGCAATTGAGATGGAAGTGGAAGACTTTAGAAAAGTAATCGATGTGGATCTTACGGGACCTTTTATCATGTCCAAATTAGTTGGAAAATATATGATTAAAAGAAAGTCAGGAAAGATCATTAACATCTGCTCGATGATGAGTGAGCTTGGTCGTGATAATGTAGTGGCATATGCTTCTGCAAAAGGCGGTCTTAAAATGCTTACTAAAAATCTGGCTACGGAATGGGCAAAACACAATATTCAGGTGAACGGAATCGGTCCCGGATATTTTGCAACTTCTCAGACAGAACCCATAAGAGTGGATGGGCACCCATTCAACGAATTTATCATCAGCAGAACGCCGGAAGGAAGATGGGGAAATCCGGAAGACCTTGCAGGAACGGCTATTTTCTTAGCTTCGGAGGCAAGTAAGTTCATCAACGGACAGATTATTTACGTTGATGGCGGAATTCTTGCAACCATCGGAAAACCTGCTAATGAATAA
- a CDS encoding tagaturonate reductase → MENQIKQKLSRELNNSQEKLPIKIVQFGGGNFMRGFTDYVIDKLNKEAGFNAGIVNVQPTPNGSVHKLEEQDNLYTLFTRGIKKGEIIDEKQVISAIQKSINPYTNYDEFLALAKEEELEFIFSNTTETGIAYDEIENNYQGPHKNFPAKLTVLLYERFKQFNGAADKGLRIIPCELIEDNAFVLRDITIKYAQLWNLGDEFVQWITQNNYFHNTLVDRIVPGYPKDDVESYENQLDYEDQMMVVSETFLLWVIQDAGNLKTRIPFDQINEQILVVDDIQPYRLRKVRILNGGHTLMLAPAVLSGKETVKESIYDAFIGKFLSETIFNEVNPTLGLDINELKEFAEEVFDRFRNPFIKHYQASIALYFVSKFKVRVLPSLLGYIEINKKLPLNLTFSLASLIRFYQGSFGERSLPINDEEAIVAKFKEIWANEDYEKVVELSLSETTFWETDLTKVEGLKDAVVKALWEIDRNGVETAYNNFIQFYS, encoded by the coding sequence ATGGAAAATCAGATAAAACAAAAATTAAGTCGTGAATTAAACAATTCTCAGGAAAAGCTTCCCATCAAAATCGTACAGTTTGGTGGCGGAAATTTTATGAGAGGATTCACAGATTATGTGATTGATAAATTAAACAAAGAAGCGGGGTTCAATGCGGGAATTGTAAACGTACAGCCCACTCCAAATGGTTCGGTTCATAAACTGGAGGAGCAGGATAATTTATATACGCTTTTCACAAGAGGAATTAAAAAAGGAGAAATTATCGATGAAAAACAGGTGATTTCTGCCATACAGAAATCGATTAATCCTTATACAAACTATGATGAGTTTCTGGCACTGGCAAAAGAAGAAGAATTAGAATTTATCTTTTCCAATACAACAGAAACAGGAATTGCTTATGACGAAATTGAAAATAATTATCAAGGGCCACACAAAAATTTCCCTGCGAAATTAACGGTTTTATTGTACGAAAGATTTAAGCAATTCAACGGAGCTGCTGACAAAGGCTTAAGAATTATTCCTTGTGAACTTATTGAAGATAATGCATTTGTTCTAAGAGATATCACTATTAAATATGCACAGCTATGGAATTTAGGAGATGAATTTGTGCAATGGATTACACAAAATAATTATTTCCATAATACGCTGGTTGATAGAATTGTACCAGGTTATCCGAAAGACGATGTTGAATCTTATGAGAATCAGCTTGATTATGAAGACCAGATGATGGTTGTTTCTGAAACATTCCTGCTTTGGGTGATTCAGGATGCCGGTAATTTAAAGACAAGAATTCCTTTTGATCAGATTAACGAGCAGATTTTAGTGGTTGATGATATTCAGCCGTACCGATTAAGGAAAGTAAGAATTCTGAATGGAGGCCACACCTTAATGTTGGCTCCGGCAGTTTTATCAGGTAAAGAAACGGTAAAAGAATCCATCTATGATGCTTTTATAGGTAAATTTTTAAGTGAAACCATTTTCAATGAAGTTAATCCAACCTTAGGATTAGATATAAACGAATTGAAAGAGTTTGCGGAGGAAGTTTTTGACAGATTCAGAAATCCTTTCATCAAACATTATCAGGCAAGCATCGCTTTGTATTTTGTTTCAAAATTTAAAGTGAGAGTTCTTCCGAGCCTATTGGGATATATTGAAATTAATAAAAAATTACCGCTGAATTTAACGTTCTCTTTGGCGAGTTTAATCAGATTCTATCAGGGAAGTTTTGGTGAAAGATCCTTACCAATCAATGATGAAGAAGCTATTGTTGCTAAATTCAAAGAGATTTGGGCGAACGAAGATTACGAAAAGGTTGTGGAATTATCATTAAGTGAAACAACTTTTTGGGAAACAGACCTCACTAAG
- a CDS encoding MFS transporter produces the protein MSSVKSIKPTNFRWTICVLLFIATTINYLDRQVLSLTWKDFIAPEFHWNNNDYGNITALFSIFYAIGMLFAGKFVDWMDTKKGFLWAIGIWSIGAVLHAFCGIATSGFLTGNWFAGFHGSKELIATVSDTSAIISTSVSLFIFARFVLAIGEAGNFPAAIKTTAEYFPKKDRALSTSIWNAGATVGALAAPITIPFIAKSMGWEWAFIIIGALGFIWMGLWVFYYKKPHEHHKVNEHELTYIQQDHEEIPAEENVVPAEERKFSFKECFSHRQTWAFAFGKFMTDGVWWFFLFWTPAYLSSVYKMDSTQSAFPLFVLYMITLLSIIGGWLPKYFVEKKGMNAYSGRMKAMLIFAFFPLLALLAQPLGSTTYWIPVLIIGIAGAAHQAWSANIFSTVGDMFPKKAIATITGIGGMAGGIGSFIINKSSGVLFDHAHKAWSTVDGIPLLEKYPQYINERLPDGFFEQLEKSGAVVVDGIDKGYMIIFSICAVAYLIAWSVMKTLVPKYKVIK, from the coding sequence ATGAGTTCAGTTAAATCTATTAAACCAACGAATTTCAGATGGACCATCTGCGTATTGCTGTTCATTGCAACAACCATTAATTATCTGGATCGTCAGGTTTTATCGTTAACATGGAAAGATTTTATCGCCCCGGAATTTCACTGGAATAATAACGACTACGGAAATATCACGGCTCTCTTCTCGATTTTTTATGCGATAGGAATGCTTTTCGCTGGAAAATTTGTGGATTGGATGGACACTAAGAAAGGTTTCCTTTGGGCGATCGGGATCTGGTCTATTGGTGCTGTTTTACACGCTTTTTGCGGAATTGCAACCTCAGGATTTCTTACCGGAAATTGGTTTGCGGGTTTTCACGGATCTAAAGAATTAATCGCAACGGTTTCCGATACGTCTGCCATCATCAGTACAAGTGTATCATTATTTATTTTTGCCCGTTTTGTGTTGGCCATTGGTGAAGCTGGAAATTTCCCTGCAGCGATTAAAACTACGGCAGAATATTTTCCTAAAAAAGATAGGGCATTATCAACCAGTATCTGGAACGCAGGAGCAACAGTCGGAGCGTTGGCTGCACCTATTACAATTCCTTTCATTGCAAAATCAATGGGATGGGAATGGGCTTTTATTATTATAGGAGCACTAGGATTTATATGGATGGGACTTTGGGTATTTTATTATAAAAAACCTCACGAGCATCATAAAGTTAACGAACATGAACTAACCTATATCCAGCAGGATCATGAAGAGATCCCGGCCGAAGAAAATGTGGTACCGGCTGAAGAAAGAAAGTTCTCTTTCAAAGAATGTTTCAGTCACAGACAGACTTGGGCATTTGCCTTTGGTAAATTTATGACAGATGGAGTCTGGTGGTTCTTTCTATTCTGGACTCCGGCCTATTTAAGTTCGGTTTATAAAATGGATTCCACACAAAGTGCATTCCCGCTATTCGTTCTTTACATGATCACCTTATTGTCAATCATCGGAGGGTGGCTTCCAAAATATTTTGTGGAAAAGAAGGGAATGAATGCCTATTCAGGAAGAATGAAAGCGATGTTAATCTTCGCGTTTTTCCCGCTATTGGCTTTATTAGCCCAGCCTTTAGGTTCAACAACGTACTGGATTCCGGTTTTAATTATCGGTATTGCAGGTGCAGCGCATCAGGCCTGGTCGGCAAACATTTTCTCCACAGTTGGCGATATGTTCCCGAAAAAAGCGATTGCAACCATTACAGGAATCGGAGGTATGGCAGGTGGAATTGGCTCATTTATTATCAATAAATCTTCAGGTGTACTATTCGACCACGCTCACAAAGCTTGGTCAACGGTAGATGGAATACCCTTACTGGAAAAATATCCGCAATACATCAACGAAAGATTACCTGATGGATTCTTCGAGCAATTGGAAAAATCAGGAGCAGTCGTTGTAGATGGAATTGATAAGGGGTATATGATTATTTTCTCAATCTGTGCCGTAGCATACCTTATTGCATGGAGTGTAATGAAAACATTGGTTCCAAAATATAAAGTGATTAAATAA
- a CDS encoding sugar kinase, whose translation MSNKIVTFGEVIMRLSPPGNRTMKQSHEMEFFFGGTELNVASSLATMGCNVRHISSVSDDFVGESALSFIKSFGIDTSFIGKNEHPLGLYFLEVGSSVRASRIAYNRLNGSFSNIQPENIDWKKALEGCTYFHWTGISPGISKTAYETLKEGLQTARESGIEVTTDPAYRSNLWKYGKNGNEVLKELVSYSTIFIGGVNEINEILGTQFSSDKEGFLKACQELKQQCPSIHKIFDKIRIGVTASSQQTQGRAFSNDTYFETELLEVNPVVDRIGTGDAFAAGLIYGLINFDDEKALNFANAACAIKHTILGDINYSSVEDILEVMQGNSGGRIKR comes from the coding sequence ATGAGCAACAAAATAGTCACATTCGGAGAAGTCATCATGCGACTTTCGCCACCCGGAAACAGAACCATGAAGCAAAGCCATGAGATGGAATTCTTTTTCGGAGGAACAGAGCTTAATGTAGCGTCTTCATTGGCAACAATGGGCTGTAATGTACGACATATCAGCAGTGTTTCTGATGATTTTGTGGGCGAATCAGCATTGTCTTTCATCAAAAGTTTTGGGATTGATACTTCTTTCATCGGCAAAAACGAACATCCTTTAGGATTATACTTTTTGGAGGTGGGTTCATCAGTTCGTGCAAGCAGGATTGCTTATAACAGATTGAATGGTTCTTTTTCGAATATTCAGCCCGAAAATATTGACTGGAAAAAAGCTCTTGAAGGCTGTACGTATTTTCATTGGACAGGCATTAGTCCCGGAATTTCCAAAACGGCTTATGAAACCTTAAAAGAGGGTTTGCAAACGGCTCGTGAATCAGGAATTGAAGTGACAACTGATCCTGCTTACCGTTCCAATCTTTGGAAATATGGTAAAAATGGAAACGAAGTTTTAAAAGAACTGGTTTCTTATTCCACCATTTTCATCGGAGGAGTAAATGAAATTAATGAGATTTTAGGAACTCAGTTTTCATCAGATAAAGAAGGCTTCTTGAAAGCTTGCCAAGAATTAAAACAACAATGTCCTTCCATTCATAAAATTTTCGATAAAATAAGAATCGGAGTTACGGCAAGCTCCCAGCAAACGCAGGGAAGAGCTTTTAGCAATGATACTTATTTTGAAACTGAACTTTTAGAAGTAAATCCTGTAGTTGACAGAATCGGGACAGGGGATGCTTTTGCAGCAGGATTAATCTATGGTTTAATCAATTTCGATGACGAAAAAGCATTGAATTTTGCTAACGCAGCTTGTGCAATAAAACATACCATTTTAGGTGACATTAATTACAGTAGTGTAGAGGATATTTTGGAAGTAATGCAGGGAAATTCGGGAGGAAGGATAAAAAGGTAG